GCAATCCGCCTAAAGGAGCTGCAGACTTTACTGCTCAGGTAAAATAAACTTATTTGTTTATAGCTTTCCAAGAAATAATGAAgttgaatttatttcaataaaaatatacgtaatatagGTCATTGTACTAAATCATCCGGGGCAAATCAGCAATGGTTATACACCGGTATTGGATTGTCATACTGCTCATATTGCCTGCAAATTTGCCGAAATTAAGGAGAAATGCGACCGCCGTACTGGCAAGACTACCGAGGAGAATCCAAAATCAATCAAATCAGGAGACGCAGCTATCGTTACTCTTGTACCAAGCAAGCCCATGTGCGTCGAATCTTTCCAAGAATTTCCGCCATTGGGACGTTTCGCTGTCCGTGACATGCGTCAGACGGTAGCAGTCGGTGTAATCAAGGCTGTTACTTTTAAGGATGCAAGCGGTGGAAAAGTCACCAAGGCTGCCGAAAAAgctcagaaaaagaaataactatTTTCCGTATATGTTTATCGCCGGATTAACCGGTTTATTACAGCTGAAATAGTTAGCGTTCTTTCTTCATATCTTTCATATAAGCTGgcatttatattaatgtttttatcattatcgtttctgttttttaaaatttcttttataaatttatattcaacgaaaaggaaaaaaattgacttttattattttagacaTGATAACTGCGTATTTATCCAAGCTTTTCAACGTACGTCGatcttattaagattattatttcgtaactTGTTTCATCGTAAAGAATTCCGCAGGGGAGGCAACGAATCGACGATGACCCCTTGTCGATGATGGCAAGAACAACGCTATTACATGAAATATATGAAGCAAGAGTAAAAGCTACTGAAtaacatctatattatttcataactcaacacgaatgaaataataatttaactcggcttaattatatttttttaattattatacggAAAGAATAAATTCTCCATCTGCGATATTTATCCTTCTATCAGATAAATCCCTTCCATCACAcaaatagttttattataacattatgaTTTGTAAAAGCGACCTCACTATTAGGTAGGTCAGTTCGATATATCTTTGCATGCGATGAATTTGGATAGATGGCGATAGCGTTGATAATGAAacgaattatgaattattCGATCCACCGGCAGTAGGAAGCAGCACTTTCGAAAAATATGGCTGCGCTTGTAACCGGTGTTTCCacttttcttaatatattttcacaaaGTTCAAGATCGTTAGGGCGTGATGTGAGTACGATTAAAATCCTTCAAATTCTTcatgtctgtatatatatatatatatatatatatatatatacacacgcacagaAAATTTCAGTgatattttttactattaaatgattatttatgtAGGAAATAACTTAACCTTTTACAAAtccatattttcatattttttcttttgcttatgcgaactataatattattgtagtttCAACAAATACGCAATTATGTCGGCTGCAGAATGAGACGCGATGCTAAGCGTAGAAGATTGGCTGGAGAATATGCAGAAGAAAGATTGAGATTGGTTGCAATGAAGCGAAATGACATTTTACCTATTGAAATTAGAGTAATTAAATCTCTTTTAGAGATTATCCATAcgcctttttttatttcacaatatatctttcttaatatttattttaggaTCTCgttgagaaagaaatacaagAAAGAATTCCTAGACAGACTGCTTTAAGACAATTGACTTTTCGGTGTGTACTAACTTCGCGACCTAGAGGAATCGTATACAGATGGAGATTATCAAGGATAGTGTTCCGTGACCTAgcagattataataaattagctGGTATACAACGAGCCATGTGGTAGGACacgaaaatgataaagaacaaatttgatctttatttcttccctCGTGTATGGTTCATGTTATATATGCCTAGTTTAAATTGTAAGAagtgaaaaatacaaaaagaaaaaaaaaaaaatcttaaaattcgttttatttcgcTTATTCTCATCTTAGAATTTTAAAATGATGAAATTGTTCATTCGACAACATATTACTGAACTATAATGACTTCGTTGGCCATTGTCTTCAAGTTCCGATAGATAGCGCGCAAATTTAAGCAATAGGATCAGCTGTTCTTCCAACGATCTCCATGGTCGCCTCTATTTACAGTTAAATAGCGGGAGAGTGCCGCATCGTCgttgtatatttttcaatctataattaataccgtacgtatttttaattatataagatttaatttttaatcgtaaataaaattaatgtaattatcaaattatcaATCTTAAATaagttttcataaatatttttttacgatgtagaaaatatgaaaatttcttttgtatttatttgcaGTTTTAAACCAAATCAAAAACTGGTGTGTAATACATAATGAATGACTCATTTTTAGAAGATTTAGATTTATTGccaaatgagaaaagaagttTTGTAGAAAATCAAGTAGATCGACATGTAACGATCAGACACACAACCTCTTCGCCCTTACAACGTTTGTCGGAACAAGATGATTTTGAAAAACTcgtacaacaacaacaaaaaactGAAAGTGTCTCGACCAAGGTATCAAAATTGCCACAGATCAGagaatctaataaaaaagagtCGCCTATCAAGGATGTAAAAGGTTTAACCGAACATGATACCAAAAAGCAGATGGTAAAAGCAAAATCCTCCGAGAGGAAGGACAAAGGTgctgaaaataaattaaaatcaatggaaaataaagttaaatcGGACTTTAgagataaggataataaacaaGAGGCAAAAGTTAAAATATCagaaagtaaaattataattaaagatcATAATCGTCGATCTGGTagttataaggataatacccGTTCCTTGGACAGTTCCAGTAAAGAGAACAGTCGTCCGGCGGATTCTTCGAAAGGAAGCACTCCTCACATTGATATGACGAAGGAAAGGGGAGGGCGTGTGATTGAAGGTTCTATTAAGAAGTctgaaacaaaagaatatgATCCAGTTGCATTACTTAATGCAATTAAAGATCTCATAAGTACATATACCAAACAAGAAAGCACAAAATTGTTAAAAGCTATGCAAGACTTTCATATAAATTCacaaaaaacttttattaagaGTACATTGTTACAAACCGATGAGATAATCAAAGAAATACATCCTACAAGGGATTCAATTCGTATGAGAGcattaatagaagaaaatgaaagattacaagaggatttaattattttacaaaagcgATATAGCgatttacaaaagaaattagacGAGTTAGAATCTCTTAAAGAGGAAAACACaacattgaaattgaaatgtaAAGAATTATCTATGCACCaacaatgaatattaaaacAGACTTTAAGACTTTAGACGTAACATACTTCAAAAGTAATGacatttaacatttatataacgTGTCATAACTACTCTATAGATTGCCaatgaattattaacaaatctCTGCCAAATGGTGATATTCTAAACTTCctattgttaatttaattattaattcttaagtaggaatatatatatatattaaaagttccccataataaatgtaataaactgTGCCTGCTTGTAGGATATTCGCTCAATTGTTAATCGTACGAACAAGTatgttataacaaaaataatttatttttatatcattccaTTACTACTTACTTATAATGTAATCCATTGTTAGCGGTCACATTTGCGCATTGTTACTCCgctaaatgaatatatatatatatataagcagtATATCATTAAATCGGTATATCGTGTATAATGTTGATTCGCGTGATAGACCGATGATAAtgcattaaaaatacatttaatacattctgcataaatatttattaattacaatgtgTATGCAATcatttaataaagaattttattcttattagattgttatattttaatacttgTAAAATGCTTTCAagcatatatcttttatatacatagttttatattattaactagAAAGTATTAAGCATAAtgaagattataaaattatttatgaaaatgtatACTTAAATGCATAACTCATGATAgaattcatattaaaaattcaacatGTCTTTTAATGAATGATATATTCATTAACAAATGATTGATAGAATTTGTTGATCCATTTGTACAATTACGAAGAGGAATTCTTTGTGAATTTGTATAGGCCATTTCTGAAGCAACCAACAAACATTCCCAGTACTTGATTCGtgtgtcatttcttttttctttttctttttttcttcttcatttttaaacaCATTCTTTATGcgtcttatttttttccgcTTTCGGCACGATCTTATTAATAAAGCGTATATATTTCAcatttcgtatataatttaaatctaaaagcattcgtcgtttttattaaaaacttgCATACCAAAGGctttacattttttcatttataagcCACTTATAAATTGCATCATTATTAGAAGCATGCCTCTGCAGCAGTTTTAGATAAATGAAGAGTATTCCcgtttttaacatttccttaataataagaaataaatcttttttgatATACAACTGTTTTTTACTTCACCTACTCTCGAAGTTGACTTTCTGTTTCGGTCATCAGGATTGATTCTTATTGTATAAAATGAACACACTATATATGCCATATAATACACATCATTCTTACGTCATCAGATGGTCaccgtcattattaataatttaatcacGATGAGGTCTTTCACGCGATTCTCTTCCTTCTGCTTCATTGCCATCGTCTTCTTCATCTTGATCCTCATTGTCAGTGCGCTCTCCTTCTTCCGGTGGTCTCGTCCAcctataaagaattaaattatagaAGATATAAGATCGTTTAGTGATAACATTGGATTATAATACGTAAACGCGCACacagttaaattaaaaaaagtataataatagattttaaCCTGATAAGGGTTTCTGGAGATCTATATAGGAATATGAGTTTTGCAAACAAATCTTCTTCCAAACACAGGTCACCGCTTTCGCGtactaaataaatatctaaacaTAATCGAAGAATTCTGTCGACGTACGGTAGATCGTCGAACATTATCTTTGGCGCCATATCGCTTACCACCTTACGCATCATTTGACTTATCACGATTACAGCAGTAGTATACAAACCCAAAAttctaatcgaaaataaataaaaaagcttACAGGATTATGCGACGATAATATAAGTTTAGTGgtttttttgtctcttataATTTTGCCTTACCCAAACCCACTGATAAAGCTCAATTCTTCTGGAAATACTTTATCGTTGAAAAGGAACATCGTAATATATTTGCAATCATTCAATGGtatcttttgtaataaatctaaataaaaacgatcatCGCAAACTTCTTGTACGTTCCACCATTGCTGATTTGCACAACATTGTCGGTCAATGGATAATTGAAGgctaatatttctatatagatATTTGTCAGTGG
This sequence is a window from Vespa crabro chromosome 9, iyVesCrab1.2, whole genome shotgun sequence. Protein-coding genes within it:
- the LOC124426874 gene encoding 28S ribosomal protein S14, mitochondrial; the encoded protein is MAALVTGVSTFLNIFSQSSRSLGRDFQQIRNYVGCRMRRDAKRRRLAGEYAEERLRLVAMKRNDILPIEIRDLVEKEIQERIPRQTALRQLTFRCVLTSRPRGIVYRWRLSRIVFRDLADYNKLAGIQRAMW
- the LOC124426867 gene encoding uncharacterized protein LOC124426867 — encoded protein: MNDSFLEDLDLLPNEKRSFVENQVDRHVTIRHTTSSPLQRLSEQDDFEKLVQQQQKTESVSTKVSKLPQIRESNKKESPIKDVKGLTEHDTKKQMVKAKSSERKDKGAENKLKSMENKVKSDFRDKDNKQEAKVKISESKIIIKDHNRRSGSYKDNTRSLDSSSKENSRPADSSKGSTPHIDMTKERGGRVIEGSIKKSETKEYDPVALLNAIKDLISTYTKQESTKLLKAMQDFHINSQKTFIKSTLLQTDEIIKEIHPTRDSIRMRALIEENERLQEDLIILQKRYSDLQKKLDELESLKEENTTLKLKCKELSMHQQ